One region of Tistrella mobilis genomic DNA includes:
- a CDS encoding acetolactate synthase large subunit has product MTKASDLVVQCLENEGVEYVFGVPGEENLDFLDSLSRSETIRLILTRHEQAAGFMAATYGRHTGKAGVCLSTLGPGATNLVTAAAYAQLGGMPMVMLTGQKPIKKSKQGRFQILDVVDMMGPITKFTHQFASADNIPWRMREAFRLAEEEKPGAVHLELPEDVARETTDSRPVPASLKRRPIAEAKAISAAVRRLEQARSPILVIGGGANRTQTSRMLSRFVQKTGIPFVTTQLGKGVIDERSPHFVGCAALSAGDFVHRALESADVIVNIGHDVIEKPPFFMKPGGAEVIHVNFRSAEVDPVYFPQLEVVGDIANALWQITEEITPSTAWDFGMMHKARDAGAENIAHDAVDMRYPVYPQHLVGIVREVMPSDGIIALDNGVYKLWFARNYRAHEPNTVLLDNALASMGAGLPSAMASRLVYPDRKIMAICGDGGFMMNSQELETAVRLGMQLVVLILNDNAYGMIRWKQADMGFKDFGLSYGNPDFVAYARAYGAHGHRVGDTGELPALLRHCLEAPGVHVIDCPVDYSENDRILNRELKQKAAAL; this is encoded by the coding sequence ATGACCAAAGCCTCGGATCTCGTCGTCCAATGCCTGGAAAATGAAGGCGTGGAATACGTCTTCGGCGTTCCGGGCGAAGAGAATCTCGATTTCCTCGACAGCCTGTCGCGGTCGGAAACCATCCGCCTGATCCTGACCCGGCACGAGCAGGCCGCCGGCTTCATGGCCGCCACCTATGGCCGCCATACCGGCAAGGCCGGTGTCTGCCTGTCGACGCTGGGGCCCGGCGCCACCAATCTGGTCACCGCCGCCGCCTATGCCCAGCTGGGCGGCATGCCGATGGTGATGCTGACCGGCCAGAAGCCGATCAAGAAGTCCAAGCAGGGCCGGTTCCAGATCCTGGACGTGGTCGACATGATGGGGCCGATCACCAAATTCACCCATCAGTTCGCCTCGGCCGACAACATCCCCTGGCGGATGCGCGAGGCCTTCCGCCTGGCCGAGGAAGAAAAGCCCGGCGCGGTGCATCTGGAACTGCCGGAAGACGTGGCGCGCGAGACCACCGACAGCCGGCCGGTGCCGGCCAGCCTGAAGCGCCGGCCGATCGCCGAGGCCAAGGCGATCAGCGCGGCGGTGCGCCGGCTGGAACAGGCGCGGTCGCCCATTCTGGTGATCGGCGGCGGCGCCAACCGCACCCAGACCAGCCGCATGCTGTCGCGTTTCGTGCAGAAGACCGGCATCCCCTTCGTCACCACCCAGCTCGGCAAGGGCGTGATCGACGAGCGCAGCCCGCATTTCGTGGGCTGTGCGGCATTGTCGGCCGGGGATTTCGTCCACCGGGCGCTGGAGTCGGCCGATGTGATCGTCAATATCGGCCATGACGTGATCGAGAAGCCGCCCTTCTTCATGAAGCCCGGCGGCGCCGAGGTCATCCATGTCAACTTCCGCTCGGCCGAGGTCGACCCGGTCTATTTCCCACAGCTGGAAGTTGTGGGTGACATTGCGAATGCCCTCTGGCAGATCACCGAAGAGATCACCCCCAGCACCGCCTGGGATTTCGGGATGATGCACAAGGCCCGCGATGCCGGGGCGGAGAACATCGCCCATGATGCGGTCGACATGCGCTATCCGGTCTATCCGCAGCATCTGGTGGGCATCGTGCGCGAGGTGATGCCGTCCGACGGCATCATCGCCCTCGACAACGGCGTCTATAAGTTGTGGTTCGCGCGTAATTATCGCGCACATGAACCGAACACCGTGCTGCTCGACAATGCGCTCGCCTCGATGGGTGCGGGGCTGCCCTCGGCCATGGCGTCGCGGCTGGTCTATCCCGACCGCAAGATCATGGCGATCTGCGGCGATGGCGGCTTCATGATGAACAGTCAGGAGCTGGAAACCGCGGTGCGGCTGGGCATGCAGCTGGTGGTGCTGATCCTGAACGACAACGCCTATGGCATGATCCGCTGGAAGCAGGCCGATATGGGCTTTAAGGATTTCGGGCTGAGCTATGGCAACCCGGATTTCGTGGCCTATGCCCGCGCCTATGGCGCCCATGGCCACCGGGTGGGCGACACCGGCGAACTGCCGGCGCTGCTCCGCCACTGCCTGGAGGCGCCGGGGGTGCATGTCATCGACTGCCCGGTCGACTATTCCGAAAACGACCGGATCCTGAACCGCGAGCTGAAGCAGAAGGCGGCGGCGCTGTGA
- a CDS encoding glycosyltransferase family 4 protein — MATYSWSLLRELAALKRYDLVAFVQSGTTFPADLASKLRVVTVPKFNGRFQRVIWEQTMLPGLARRHGVRLLFSPGNTGPVLGDFCKVVTIHDLMYAMVPGSVDRHQSRFRRVMDRLTARTADAVIAVSETTAGDIRATGLRVGRRLHVVHEAAGPGFAPGDPEDAAGICDHGPFIMMVASVLPHKSPQTVVQAAALLWHRAGIRTVILGTDPYGTLAAALARSGNIGITRLHGVSTPVLAAHYRRALCLVMPSEYEGFGLPILEAQLCGCPVVTTRRGALPEVAGDAALYIEPGDAAGLVAAVLRLSEDTALKAELATCGRANVERFSWTQAAAQTAAIFDACLASPRRGMAALWRDMDRNGS, encoded by the coding sequence ATGGCAACCTATTCGTGGTCATTGCTCCGTGAACTGGCGGCCCTGAAACGATATGACCTGGTCGCCTTCGTTCAGTCCGGCACGACTTTCCCGGCCGATCTGGCATCGAAGCTGCGCGTGGTCACCGTACCGAAATTCAATGGGCGGTTTCAGCGGGTGATCTGGGAACAGACGATGCTGCCCGGCCTTGCCCGGCGCCATGGCGTCAGGCTGCTGTTCAGCCCCGGCAACACCGGACCCGTCCTTGGTGATTTCTGCAAGGTCGTCACCATTCATGATCTGATGTATGCTATGGTGCCCGGATCCGTGGACCGCCACCAGTCCCGTTTCCGGCGGGTGATGGACCGCCTGACGGCGCGAACCGCCGATGCGGTCATCGCCGTCTCGGAAACCACCGCCGGCGATATCCGCGCCACCGGGCTCCGGGTCGGCCGGCGCCTGCACGTGGTGCACGAGGCGGCTGGGCCCGGTTTTGCTCCCGGCGACCCGGAAGATGCCGCCGGCATCTGCGACCATGGGCCGTTCATCATGATGGTCGCAAGCGTTTTGCCCCACAAATCGCCGCAGACGGTGGTACAGGCCGCGGCCCTGCTGTGGCACCGTGCGGGCATCCGGACCGTCATCCTGGGGACCGACCCCTATGGAACCCTGGCTGCCGCACTCGCCCGGTCGGGCAATATCGGCATCACCCGGCTGCATGGCGTCTCCACACCGGTGCTGGCCGCGCATTACCGTCGGGCACTGTGCCTGGTCATGCCGTCGGAATACGAAGGCTTCGGCCTGCCGATCCTGGAGGCGCAGCTCTGCGGTTGCCCGGTCGTGACCACGCGCCGGGGTGCCCTGCCGGAAGTCGCCGGCGATGCCGCTCTTTACATTGAACCCGGTGACGCGGCCGGGCTGGTGGCGGCGGTGTTGCGCCTGTCTGAAGACACCGCCTTGAAGGCGGAACTGGCGACATGCGGCCGGGCCAATGTCGAGCGGTTTTCATGGACGCAGGCCGCGGCTCAGACGGCCGCGATCTTCGACGCCTGTCTCGCTTCCCCACGCCGCGGCATGGCCGCCCTCTGGCGGGATATGGATCGGAACGGCAGCTGA
- a CDS encoding GAF domain-containing protein yields MTTGADDKPGAAERTYTPAGRDPARERRRLAHLDRLGVLDTPPEPGFDRIVNIVADICQAPIVLVSLIDRDRQWFKARRGLDVSETPRDWAFCDHALARASVLEVPDAAQDPRFAGNPLVVGPPFIRFYAGAPIRLSDGIALGTLCVIDPEPRPDGLDDRQTRMLEAHAALVAERLQLMAANDHLRDQMDLAVRVQTRLVDMAAAPGQAVQELAHELRTPLCSTMGYAALIAADDRLPRESRNWAGSIEEAGRWMLGLVNRLLARPAADAGRVPGVTDLREPLAAALRLVHGLSLEAGVLLEDRLAAGPVMARADAATIQQVAVNLLANAIKYTPAGGMVRLDIESRAGRVGFTVLDTGPGVAPERLGDGGNAILGQGAEPAVGGGSSGMGLDIARRLVEGQGGRIEIGNRSGLMGLVVTVWLRPAAS; encoded by the coding sequence GTGACGACAGGTGCAGATGACAAGCCGGGTGCGGCAGAGCGCACCTACACGCCTGCCGGGCGCGACCCGGCGCGCGAGCGCCGGCGGCTGGCCCATCTCGACCGGCTGGGCGTGCTCGACACACCGCCGGAGCCCGGCTTCGACCGGATCGTGAATATCGTCGCCGACATCTGTCAGGCGCCGATCGTGCTGGTTTCGCTGATCGACCGCGACCGGCAGTGGTTCAAGGCCCGGCGCGGGCTCGACGTCTCCGAAACTCCGCGCGACTGGGCCTTCTGCGATCACGCGCTCGCCCGCGCCTCGGTGCTGGAGGTACCCGATGCCGCGCAGGATCCGCGCTTCGCCGGCAATCCGCTGGTGGTGGGGCCGCCCTTCATCCGCTTCTATGCCGGGGCCCCCATCCGGCTGAGCGACGGCATCGCCCTGGGCACGCTTTGCGTGATCGATCCGGAACCCCGCCCCGACGGGCTCGATGACCGTCAGACGCGCATGCTCGAAGCCCATGCCGCCCTGGTCGCGGAACGCCTGCAGCTGATGGCGGCCAATGATCATCTGCGCGACCAGATGGATCTGGCGGTGCGGGTCCAGACCCGTCTGGTCGACATGGCGGCCGCGCCGGGACAGGCGGTGCAGGAACTGGCGCATGAACTGCGCACCCCGCTCTGCTCCACCATGGGTTATGCGGCCCTTATCGCCGCCGATGATCGCCTGCCCCGGGAATCCCGCAACTGGGCCGGATCGATCGAAGAGGCCGGGCGATGGATGCTGGGCCTGGTCAACCGGCTGCTGGCCCGCCCGGCCGCAGACGCCGGCCGGGTGCCGGGGGTGACCGATCTGCGCGAACCGCTTGCGGCGGCGCTGCGTCTCGTCCACGGGCTGTCGCTTGAAGCAGGCGTTCTGCTGGAGGACAGGCTGGCGGCCGGCCCGGTGATGGCGCGGGCGGATGCGGCCACGATACAACAGGTTGCGGTCAACCTGCTGGCCAATGCGATCAAATACACCCCGGCCGGCGGTATGGTCCGGCTCGATATCGAAAGCCGGGCGGGGCGGGTGGGCTTCACGGTGCTGGACACCGGCCCGGGCGTCGCGCCGGAACGGCTGGGCGATGGCGGCAACGCAATTCTTGGCCAGGGGGCCGAGCCGGCGGTCGGCGGCGGCAGCTCCGGCATGGGGCTGGATATCGCCCGCCGCCTGGTCGAAGGCCAGGGCGGGCGGATCGAGATTGGCAATCGCAGCGGATTGATGGGGCTGGTCGTCACCGTATGGCTTCGCCCTGCGGCTTCCTGA
- a CDS encoding ATP-binding protein has translation MTEAGVRIPDLGRWRPSVPLAAIVSLLPLAAFAVAVVLMLRAERADRLATEITAAAANTAASIRHEVQHQIDGLTALAISEALDRGDLPAIRLEMQRLYDRHPEWASLILTGVTLPDQNPGIHQNPGMNQNPVMHQNPGIDLRPIIDLRRAEGEALPSDPDPSGAATAIATRRPLIGNLTDGHLPVRVPVVRGGQVIFLLTALVRPGLFSDLLAAQSVPQGWILALADARHITIGRSARGLAFTGSPAPDAFRRGATETPGQVVAGQGRDGPVVALATPVAGTGWNLAVVVPQKMAVAPYSRVMIMLYLLGGAALIAAVVLAARGIGRDRRKRAAAAAVEADLLRQAAEEAASERDERSMRLAVMSHELRTPLAGVLGFGELLSRTALSAEQRHLLDRQAEAGAALRRIVDDVLDAARIEAGGMTLRSEPVDLRALATSVTEAARSGLAADPTRPAIEIIADPAPDLPARVTGDPDRLRQLMANLVGNAVKYTTEGTVRLRIGPRDVGGGRPPRLQIRVCDTGPGIPAALRDRLFRPFVTGSGLAGQPARARGGAGLGLYVCKLLAEAMGGGITVGAGVTGGTCFDVDLPLLAADIPVAPVMDLPPAPRAASLVPDPAPARGVKILLAEDTPANQILIRAILEGLGHQVVTAGDGVQALEQLAAVPDIDLVLMDMQMPRMDGLAATREIRRGAVPGAEAVPVIALTANAFPEDVDACLAAGMQRHLAKPIDPAALAAAVQEVAGGAASGPVVGPDAAARDGFRAFLLDLAPRLAGASAEELRRSLQAIRDLPDIPDARNLRAAALELEAILREGGEARRVAAARAALLAGLDESLAALRGTRAKV, from the coding sequence ATGACGGAAGCGGGTGTTCGGATACCGGATCTCGGCCGATGGCGGCCATCGGTGCCGCTGGCGGCGATCGTGTCACTGCTGCCGCTTGCCGCCTTCGCCGTCGCCGTGGTGCTGATGCTCCGGGCCGAGCGGGCCGACCGGCTGGCCACCGAAATCACCGCCGCTGCCGCCAATACCGCCGCCTCCATCCGTCACGAGGTGCAGCACCAGATCGACGGGTTGACCGCGCTCGCGATCAGCGAGGCGCTGGACCGCGGCGATCTGCCCGCCATCCGGCTGGAGATGCAGCGTCTCTACGACCGCCATCCCGAATGGGCCAGCCTGATCCTGACCGGGGTGACGCTTCCGGACCAGAACCCGGGCATACATCAGAATCCGGGCATGAATCAGAACCCGGTCATGCATCAGAACCCGGGCATCGATCTGCGCCCGATCATCGATCTGCGCCGGGCGGAGGGGGAGGCACTGCCATCCGATCCGGATCCGTCCGGCGCCGCCACCGCGATCGCCACCCGCCGTCCCCTGATCGGCAATCTTACAGACGGCCATCTTCCGGTCCGCGTGCCGGTGGTGCGCGGGGGGCAGGTGATCTTCCTGCTGACGGCGCTGGTCCGGCCGGGCCTGTTCAGCGATCTTCTGGCGGCACAAAGCGTGCCGCAGGGCTGGATCCTGGCGCTGGCCGATGCGCGCCATATCACGATCGGCCGGTCGGCACGGGGGCTGGCGTTCACCGGCAGTCCCGCGCCCGATGCCTTCCGGCGCGGGGCGACCGAAACCCCGGGGCAGGTCGTGGCCGGCCAGGGGCGTGACGGCCCGGTGGTGGCCCTGGCCACGCCCGTTGCGGGGACCGGCTGGAACCTCGCCGTGGTGGTCCCGCAGAAGATGGCGGTGGCCCCTTATTCCCGCGTCATGATCATGCTGTATCTGCTGGGGGGCGCGGCGCTGATCGCCGCCGTGGTGCTGGCCGCGCGCGGCATCGGCCGCGATCGCCGCAAACGCGCCGCGGCCGCGGCGGTCGAGGCGGATCTGCTGCGCCAGGCGGCGGAAGAAGCGGCATCGGAACGCGATGAACGCTCCATGCGGCTGGCGGTGATGAGCCATGAATTGCGCACCCCGCTCGCCGGCGTTCTGGGCTTCGGCGAATTGCTGTCGCGCACCGCGTTGAGCGCCGAACAGCGCCATCTGCTGGACCGCCAGGCAGAGGCCGGGGCGGCGCTGCGCCGGATCGTCGACGACGTTCTGGATGCCGCCCGCATCGAGGCCGGCGGCATGACGCTTCGCTCGGAACCGGTCGATCTCAGGGCGCTCGCCACCAGTGTCACAGAGGCCGCCCGCTCGGGCCTTGCCGCGGATCCCACGCGGCCGGCCATCGAGATCATCGCGGATCCGGCGCCGGATCTGCCCGCCCGCGTGACCGGCGATCCCGACCGCCTGCGCCAGCTGATGGCCAATCTGGTCGGCAATGCGGTCAAATACACCACTGAGGGGACGGTCCGGCTGCGGATCGGTCCGCGGGACGTCGGGGGTGGCCGGCCGCCGCGCCTTCAGATTCGTGTCTGCGATACCGGCCCCGGCATCCCTGCGGCGCTGCGCGACCGGCTGTTCCGGCCCTTCGTCACCGGTTCGGGCCTGGCCGGCCAGCCGGCCCGGGCGCGGGGCGGTGCCGGGCTGGGGCTTTATGTCTGCAAGCTGCTGGCAGAGGCGATGGGCGGGGGGATCACGGTCGGCGCCGGTGTCACGGGTGGAACCTGTTTCGATGTCGATCTGCCGCTTCTGGCCGCGGACATTCCCGTGGCGCCGGTGATGGATCTGCCGCCGGCTCCCCGGGCCGCTTCCCTGGTTCCCGATCCTGCGCCGGCGCGGGGGGTGAAGATCCTGCTGGCCGAAGACACCCCGGCCAACCAGATCCTGATCCGGGCGATTCTGGAAGGGCTGGGCCACCAGGTGGTGACGGCCGGCGACGGCGTCCAGGCGCTGGAACAGCTTGCCGCGGTGCCGGATATCGATCTTGTGCTGATGGATATGCAGATGCCGCGGATGGACGGGCTTGCCGCCACCCGCGAGATCCGCCGCGGCGCGGTGCCCGGCGCCGAAGCCGTGCCGGTCATTGCGCTGACCGCCAATGCCTTCCCCGAAGATGTCGATGCCTGCCTGGCCGCCGGCATGCAGCGCCATCTGGCCAAGCCGATCGACCCTGCGGCCCTGGCCGCGGCGGTGCAGGAGGTTGCAGGGGGTGCCGCATCCGGGCCGGTGGTCGGCCCCGATGCCGCGGCACGCGACGGGTTTCGGGCCTTCCTGCTGGATCTGGCACCCCGCCTGGCCGGGGCGTCGGCAGAGGAGCTGCGCCGCAGCCTTCAGGCCATCCGGGATCTGCCCGACATTCCGGATGCCCGCAACCTGCGTGCCGCTGCGCTGGAGCTGGAGGCGATCCTGCGCGAGGGCGGAGAGGCGCGCCGGGTGGCGGCGGCACGCGCCGCCCTGCTCGCCGGGCTTGACGAGAGCCTGGCCGCCCTGCGGGGCACACGCGCAAAGGTTTGA
- a CDS encoding 3'-5' exonuclease, translated as MTTPVRPRSPRARAELEAMARKLEATGDYRILRRIEPREWFSTAGEKGEFQRRGEVRNGLILDVETTGLDHKKDRIIELGMIAFEFEPGGTVFRVTGAYSGFQDPGQPIPPEITKLTGITDEMVAGQAIDPVEVAGFADAASVVIAHNAAFDRKFVEHVWEIFRVKAWACSQTGIDWAAEGVEGTRLGYLLGKAGLFHDGHRAAEDCRALLEVLARPLAVAGVTALGALLAGARQATMRIRAEGSPFDMKDALKARGYRWNDGSDGQPKAWWRDVPEPELEAEMAFLRTEIYRRQDLDLPVRRVTAFDRYSDRV; from the coding sequence ATGACCACCCCCGTCCGCCCCCGCAGCCCCCGTGCCCGTGCCGAGCTGGAGGCCATGGCGCGGAAGCTGGAAGCCACGGGCGATTACCGCATCCTGCGCCGGATCGAGCCGCGGGAGTGGTTCTCCACCGCCGGCGAGAAGGGTGAGTTCCAGCGCCGCGGCGAGGTGCGCAACGGCCTGATCCTGGATGTCGAGACCACCGGCCTCGACCACAAGAAGGACCGGATCATCGAACTCGGCATGATCGCCTTCGAGTTCGAACCCGGCGGCACGGTGTTCCGGGTGACCGGCGCCTATTCGGGGTTTCAGGATCCGGGCCAGCCCATCCCGCCCGAGATCACGAAGCTGACCGGCATCACCGACGAGATGGTGGCGGGCCAGGCGATCGACCCGGTGGAGGTGGCGGGTTTTGCCGATGCCGCCTCGGTGGTCATCGCCCATAACGCCGCCTTCGACCGCAAATTCGTCGAACATGTCTGGGAAATCTTCCGGGTGAAGGCCTGGGCCTGTTCCCAGACCGGCATCGACTGGGCGGCCGAGGGCGTGGAGGGCACCAGGCTCGGCTATCTTCTGGGCAAGGCCGGGCTGTTCCACGACGGCCACCGGGCGGCGGAAGACTGCCGCGCCCTGCTGGAAGTTCTGGCCCGGCCGCTGGCGGTGGCGGGGGTGACCGCGCTCGGCGCGCTGCTGGCGGGGGCCCGCCAGGCGACGATGCGCATCCGCGCCGAAGGCAGCCCCTTCGACATGAAGGATGCCCTGAAGGCCCGCGGCTATCGCTGGAACGACGGGTCCGACGGGCAGCCCAAGGCCTGGTGGCGCGACGTGCCCGAGCCGGAGCTGGAGGCCGAGATGGCCTTCCTGCGCACCGAGATCTATCGCCGCCAGGACCTCGATCTGCCGGTGCGCCGGGTGACGGCCTTCGACCGCTATTCCGACCGCGTCTGA
- a CDS encoding thioesterase family protein: MTTSRPDAFRGSLDIDPVEERADGVRLWSGKTDPVWRNMIGPFGGWIAALLTRAAGRAAAGWLAEAGPGAGIVATQTQFMGAIAEGPFTIVTSPARVGRSVSFWQADLIQDGAIAARGNFTAAARRDTGDFTEPRFAMPEAVAPEDAPRHAHRSLPPWFSAYEMRIVEGPPFTGADTSRSLVWLRHALVEGAPAGAVDAAVVAGLADAIYPRVFVLDRGPRPISTVTLSTYIHARPEVLDGLSGQFLLLEAIARRVHDGFFDQQVTLWGPGGTLVATSEQLAWYK, from the coding sequence ATGACGACCAGCCGCCCCGATGCCTTCCGTGGATCGCTCGACATCGACCCCGTGGAAGAAAGGGCGGATGGAGTCCGCCTGTGGTCGGGCAAGACCGATCCGGTCTGGCGGAACATGATCGGTCCCTTCGGCGGCTGGATCGCAGCCCTGCTGACCCGCGCCGCCGGGCGCGCCGCCGCCGGCTGGCTGGCCGAGGCGGGCCCCGGCGCCGGCATCGTCGCCACCCAGACCCAGTTCATGGGGGCGATCGCCGAAGGGCCGTTCACCATCGTCACCTCGCCCGCGCGCGTCGGCCGGTCGGTGTCGTTCTGGCAGGCGGATCTGATCCAGGACGGCGCCATCGCCGCCCGCGGCAATTTCACCGCCGCCGCCCGCCGCGACACCGGCGATTTCACCGAACCCCGCTTCGCCATGCCCGAGGCCGTGGCGCCCGAAGACGCGCCCCGCCATGCCCATCGCAGCCTGCCGCCGTGGTTTTCGGCCTATGAAATGCGGATCGTCGAAGGCCCGCCCTTCACCGGTGCCGATACCAGCCGCAGCCTGGTCTGGCTGCGCCATGCCCTGGTCGAGGGGGCGCCCGCGGGCGCCGTGGATGCCGCCGTCGTCGCCGGGCTCGCCGATGCGATCTATCCGCGGGTCTTCGTGCTCGACCGCGGGCCGCGGCCGATTTCAACCGTCACGCTGTCGACCTATATCCATGCCCGGCCCGAGGTGCTGGACGGGCTGTCGGGGCAGTTCCTGCTGCTGGAAGCCATCGCCCGCCGGGTTCATGACGGCTTCTTCGACCAGCAGGTGACGCTGTGGGGGCCGGGCGGCACGCTGGTCGCCACCTCGGAACAGCTGGCCTGGTACAAGTGA
- the fhuF gene encoding siderophore-iron reductase FhuF, translating to MFADLAPAFSGPFDRFSRSVVGPEDPRPALSIRALIADPEALVEKMLRRLAPEAATPQARRGAASLWTQFYFALVGVPVVVAAMRGRRNLPVGLDEMAVVIGDNGLPAAVKIPAAGTPQPDRNPRAAMEALITDHYVPAVTAMSQAGRLAPRLLWCNAAVRLVWAMEASVEADPGDTDLAGIAAEARQAVIATPALASGAPNPMFDMLLSPKAGSASSYSRKVCCLRYMMPGVADCGETCPLPPCRTA from the coding sequence ATGTTCGCAGATCTCGCCCCGGCCTTCAGCGGCCCGTTCGACCGGTTCAGCAGATCGGTCGTCGGCCCCGAGGATCCGCGGCCGGCGCTCAGCATCCGGGCGCTGATCGCCGACCCCGAGGCGCTGGTCGAAAAGATGCTGCGCCGGCTGGCGCCCGAGGCCGCGACCCCGCAGGCCCGCCGCGGCGCCGCCTCGCTCTGGACTCAGTTCTATTTCGCGCTGGTGGGCGTGCCGGTGGTGGTGGCGGCGATGCGCGGCCGCCGCAACCTGCCGGTGGGGCTGGACGAGATGGCGGTGGTGATCGGCGACAATGGCCTGCCTGCGGCGGTGAAGATCCCGGCGGCCGGCACACCCCAGCCGGATCGCAACCCGCGGGCGGCGATGGAGGCGCTGATCACCGATCATTACGTTCCGGCGGTGACGGCGATGAGCCAGGCCGGGCGGCTGGCCCCCCGCCTGCTGTGGTGCAATGCCGCCGTCCGGCTGGTCTGGGCGATGGAAGCCTCGGTCGAGGCCGACCCCGGGGACACCGATCTGGCCGGGATCGCGGCAGAGGCGCGCCAGGCGGTGATCGCGACACCAGCGCTGGCATCGGGTGCCCCGAACCCCATGTTCGACATGCTGCTCTCGCCCAAGGCCGGCTCTGCCTCCAGCTATTCCCGCAAGGTCTGCTGCCTGCGCTACATGATGCCGGGTGTCGCCGATTGCGGCGAGACCTGCCCGCTGCCGCCCTGCCGGACCGCATAA
- the pstS gene encoding phosphate ABC transporter substrate-binding protein PstS, with the protein MSVLRRLPAVAGGLLLLGLSIGTAQAADEITGAGATFPYPVYAKWAEAYKAETGVSLNYQSIGSGGGIKQIKAHTVDFGASDMPLEAADLKAAGLVQWPMVMGGVVPVVNIPGIAAGALEIDGPTLAAIYMGKITRWNDPALVALNPGVELPDQAIAVVHRSDGSGTTFLFTTYLSSVSADWKKDIGASTAVEWPTGLGGKGNEGVASFTGQTPGSIGYVEYAYALQNKLAWLKMKNHDGAVVAPESKTFQSAAANADWAHAEGYHLVLTDQPGRDSWPITGASFILMHSQADQPARAAAALKFFAWSYAHGGEAAEKLDYVPMPQAVVQMVEKTWADSIKGKDGKPVY; encoded by the coding sequence ATGTCCGTCCTTCGTCGCCTTCCGGCTGTTGCCGGAGGATTGCTGCTGCTCGGCCTGAGCATCGGCACCGCCCAGGCCGCCGACGAGATCACCGGGGCCGGCGCGACCTTCCCGTATCCGGTTTATGCGAAATGGGCCGAGGCCTATAAGGCTGAAACCGGCGTTTCGCTGAACTATCAGTCCATCGGCTCCGGTGGCGGCATCAAGCAGATCAAGGCGCATACGGTCGATTTCGGCGCCTCGGACATGCCGCTGGAAGCCGCCGATCTGAAGGCGGCCGGCCTTGTCCAGTGGCCGATGGTCATGGGCGGCGTGGTGCCGGTGGTCAACATCCCGGGCATCGCCGCCGGTGCGCTGGAGATCGACGGGCCGACGCTCGCCGCGATCTATATGGGCAAGATCACCAGGTGGAACGATCCGGCGCTGGTGGCCCTGAACCCGGGCGTCGAATTGCCCGATCAGGCGATCGCCGTGGTCCATCGCTCCGACGGATCGGGCACCACCTTCCTGTTCACCACCTATCTCTCCTCGGTCAGTGCCGACTGGAAAAAGGATATCGGCGCCAGCACCGCGGTCGAATGGCCGACCGGTCTGGGCGGCAAGGGCAACGAGGGCGTGGCCAGCTTCACCGGCCAGACCCCGGGTTCGATCGGCTATGTCGAATACGCCTATGCGCTTCAGAACAAGCTGGCCTGGCTGAAGATGAAGAACCACGACGGCGCCGTGGTCGCCCCGGAAAGCAAGACCTTTCAGAGTGCTGCCGCCAATGCCGACTGGGCCCATGCCGAAGGCTATCACCTGGTTCTGACCGATCAGCCGGGCCGGGACAGCTGGCCGATCACCGGTGCCAGCTTCATCCTGATGCACAGCCAGGCCGACCAGCCGGCCCGCGCGGCCGCCGCGCTCAAATTCTTCGCCTGGAGCTATGCCCATGGCGGCGAGGCGGCGGAGAAGCTCGACTATGTGCCGATGCCGCAGGCGGTGGTGCAGATGGTCGAGAAGACCTGGGCCGACAGCATCAAGGGCAAGGACGGCAAACCCGTCTACTGA